tgtgtgttcctttaaTGAGCTGCTGAGAACAGTGGTTGTCTGGTTCTCTCTTTAATACATCAGAATTGTTGCTTTGCCTGTAATCATGTCCACTTGGTGAGAACTATTACCATCTAAATGGTCCTGAAAAACATATGGGTTGTGACACTCAACCAAGGTCATGAGCCCTAGATTTTCACCAGCTTATGTattattcttctcattttctctccttcctgccaAGTACAAGAGGCCATTAGCACTCAGGTCAAGAATCCTGAAGGGCCACGTTGTATAGGAGTCATCTTACTAAATTACAGTTTGAATTGCCTTTAAGTTAGTGGGACAGCCTAGCCAGCCAGCCAGACCTACACCTTCATGCGGTTTGGTTGCTCTTGACACATTTCTACCATGTACACAATCATTATCCTAGAGCAGTGGTGATCAGCTAAGGTGACGTCACCTCCAGGAGATGTCTGGCCATGTCTGAAAgcgtttttggttgtcacaatttaGGATGAGGATGCTACTGATATCTAATGGGTAGAGaccaggaatgctgctaaacaaCTTACAATGTACAGGACAGTCTCCCACAggaaagaattatccagcccgaAAGATCCATAGTGCAGAGGCTGAGCATGTGCCTGCCCTAAAGGaattactaaaaaacaaacactcGGTGTATTTATAGCCATCATTAGCACTTTTGATTGGGATATACAGATACATTTCTAGCAAATGTCATTATAGAAATGGTCTGATATGCAGAGCTTCTGTGGCAGAATCTCTTTTACTCTACAAATGTTTGAGGCTCAGTATTTCCAGAACCCCTGAGACTCTCAAGGGGCCCTTTGAATATTTCAGCTAGACTTTGCTTCACTTTGTGTAGGGTATTAGGTATTATTTGAGATTTTGAGGCTTCGGAGGTCTAAAGGAGTATTAAAAGCAGCTGCCTCTTTTCCAATTACTTCtacctgtgccaggcacagttacAGGCACtttcatacattatctcatttaattctcaccacaaaCTTGTCAGGTGAAGCATtactaaccccattttacagatgagggagtggaggcttagagaagttaagccACTTCCTCAAGGTCACGCAGCTGGTAAATGATGAAATAGAGATACAAACCCAAATCTCagtctttcctctttcctctatGTGATGCTATCCCCAAGGACTACTGAATTTTTTTAACCATAGAGCAAACATATCTAAGCAgcatgaaagaaaacaataaatgggaaaataacaaGAAATATCTTCATCTAGAATGTGACTACATTACACCAAACGTGCTAAATGTCTGCTTCCATTCTTGGGTTCGTACAAAGTGGCTTGAAAAGGTTGTACAGGTTATTTCTACAAATCTCCCATCACGTAGATAATTCAGGCAAAGAAGAAACCAGATGTTCTTGAATTTCCCAGAAAAGTGAAGGGGAAGTGACAGTTTGCATCCCTTAAAATTTTCAGGCTACAAGTGGTCCCCACTGCCTCTGGCCTGAGAACCATCTACTCTACCTTGTAATATGTGCATCTCCCATCACCATGTATCATTCTAGTTTGGGGAGATcttaccaagtttttttttttcttttaagaataatCAGGAAACGCTTCTTATGGGTCTATTCTATGAGTTGTATAATACAAAACTCCAAATTAGCTAATAGCCCCTGACTGTTTTTCACAAGATTTCAACACAGAACCTGTGTCAGGGCAGGAGGCCAAGGCCAGTTTCATTTCTGGGCAAGATTCATCTCTGAGGCACCAGCTACTGTCACACAACAGAATTTGGGGGACACTTAGATCTAATATTTGGGAACTCAAAACACACCCGAATTAGTACGTGGATAAAGCCTGTTACCGGAGTTCTGAAAGATCCCAACTATGCTACACTAGCCAGTGCCCCATGACATGGTAAGAGGCAGGACCCAAATACCAGAACCTCTCTGATGGGAGAACTCTACTTCTGTTCCTCCAGATGTCACACAGATACCCATATTTAACAGCCCAAAGATTGGTTTTGAACTTTTGCACATTCAAAAAAGCCTCGTTTTCTTTGTAGGCACTTGATAGCTTTATTACACATGACCTCCTCCAAATACCATCTTGTGATTTAAATTGTTTGTCTGATAGAAAATAATGGGTGTCAGCAGCTTAGATCATTgtacctgctgtgtgactttcAAACTCCAAGGTTTTCTTcctttggaggttttttttttttggcaatttcATGTCCAAAACCCAATTATACTGGGCTCTTTTCAAGTAGGCCTATAAAAACCCAGATGTTCTTTCAGAAGGGAAGCAGCACCGTTTCCATCTCTTCTGAAGCAGCCACACACCAGCATTAAGGAGTGATCAAGATGCAGAGACTCTGCATGACCATGTTGGTCTAGATTATGGTACTTTTCATAAActacatagattaaaaaaaaaaaaaaaacctcactgaaAAAGCTTCTAGGTCATGATTTCTTCAAAGTCAGACAGCTGCTTCATCTGTTCAACTTGCATAGAATGCCTCCTGAGGAGCTTCTTTTTACTTCTCAAGTCAACTCTCTTTGGTGAACTTGGAGCAACAGGTACCATGGATTTTAAGCCACTAGCAAGTGGAGAGGAAGGTTTGCTGCTCGATCTAATATCCGGGATAGGTGGGTTCAGATTTACATTTAAAGGTGGAAAGGAGCCAGGTCTGGTCTGGGAAATTCGGTCTAGTAGCAGAGTTCCGGAACCCCATCTTTCTAGAAGATGGGGTGGCCTGTGGCACACTGAGCTGGGACATGTGCAGGGCACagcatccagggcctccctggagcCCTGGAAAAGAGACAAGTGGGAGTTGTTGAGCTTCTTCCGATCTAAGGGTCCTTTGCCTGATTCAAGGGAAATGGAGTTGGGCGGATCGGCCCCTGGCTGTAAATCTAAATCATAGAGGTCATTTTCCAGCCGTTTGAGGGACACTGCATCTTTGAGAGCAGAGGGGCCTGATGGGCCAATGCCACCCTTCTCTTGGTCAATAGGGAGAGTTCCTCTTCTGGCCAGACGTGAGTGGGGAGGCTGACTTTTCTCGTAGGCTGCCTTCCACGAGGCCAGTTCCGAAGAGGCTGGAATCTTCAGAACCTGCTCCGTGACCGTGAGGAAGAGGCGGGGGTCTTTGCCATCAATACTGTTGGTTCTGGAAAGGGGGCCTCTTTTGGGGAAGGACATGTCACTGATGCTCTTGATGACCTCGCTGTCTGCACCTGCACCATGGGTCTCATCCTGGCGCACAGAGGCAGCCAGCACAGAGGGCGCGGTCAGGCCCCAGGGCTCAGATTGCAGCCTCTTCAGTTGAGGCAAACGGGCCCTTTTGAGGTTCCTGACTTTCCTAGTGAGTGACCCCGGTTCATTAGGAGCCTTGGAGGTGTTGCAACCACCTGGATGCCCTGATTGGAGGCTAAAGAAGTCATCTTCCTTCTCACTGGGTGGAGATCCCAGGCCTGGAACCTTCAGTTCAATATCCGAGGGAGATGCACACAGTGGAGGTGACTGTCTATCTTCCTCTTTGGGTGAAGGAGGGACATGAAGATACTGTTTGGTGGTTTTGGTGCCTGAAGATGATTTATGCGTTGTTATAATAATCACCTCCTTGCCTTTGGCTTTGCAGGCATCCAGGAGATGTTTCAATGCATCCTGGTCATCTGCATTTATTGCGTAAACCAGAGCTGAAGCCCCTGTGCGATCCTCGAGGCTGGGATCTGCTCCATTCTCCAGTAGCAAGGAGACCACTTCTCCCCCAG
This sequence is a window from Mesoplodon densirostris isolate mMesDen1 chromosome 4, mMesDen1 primary haplotype, whole genome shotgun sequence. Protein-coding genes within it:
- the ANKRD34C gene encoding ankyrin repeat domain-containing protein 34C; its protein translation is MMDDDTELRTDGNSLLKAVWLGRLRLTRILLEGGAYINESNNKGETALMVACITKHVDQQSISKSKMVKYLLDNRADPNIQDKSGKTALIHACIRRAGGEVVSLLLENGADPSLEDRTGASALVYAINADDQDALKHLLDACKAKGKEVIIITTHKSSSGTKTTKQYLHVPPSPKEEDRQSPPLCASPSDIELKVPGLGSPPSEKEDDFFSLQSGHPGGCNTSKAPNEPGSLTRKVRNLKRARLPQLKRLQSEPWGLTAPSVLAASVRQDETHGAGADSEVIKSISDMSFPKRGPLSRTNSIDGKDPRLFLTVTEQVLKIPASSELASWKAAYEKSQPPHSRLARRGTLPIDQEKGGIGPSGPSALKDAVSLKRLENDLYDLDLQPGADPPNSISLESGKGPLDRKKLNNSHLSLFQGSREALDAVPCTCPSSVCHRPPHLLERWGSGTLLLDRISQTRPGSFPPLNVNLNPPIPDIRSSSKPSSPLASGLKSMVPVAPSSPKRVDLRSKKKLLRRHSMQVEQMKQLSDFEEIMT